From a single Lewinella sp. LCG006 genomic region:
- a CDS encoding FISUMP domain-containing protein — protein sequence MSRLLSIIIVVALLQSSCEDVKSGKSNQFVDSRDLRVYEVVTIGAQDWLGADLKFHTPESFCYENEEENCREYGRLYNFQEAKTACPEGWRLPTETDWRTLEQALGMQPTEVEAIRVWRGEEEGTLLAKQLGVKYSGMGKFRGTGFLGKDQFVYYWVDAPGPAGEQFSLYRMLSKRESGIYSDQVPKMDLCCVRCVRGD from the coding sequence TTGAGTAGATTACTATCCATTATCATAGTCGTAGCACTGCTACAAAGTAGTTGCGAGGATGTTAAGTCAGGGAAGAGCAACCAATTCGTCGACAGTAGGGATCTGCGAGTCTACGAGGTCGTCACCATTGGTGCTCAAGACTGGCTAGGGGCTGATTTAAAGTTCCATACGCCAGAATCGTTTTGCTACGAAAACGAGGAAGAAAACTGCCGGGAATACGGCAGGCTCTATAATTTTCAAGAAGCGAAGACCGCCTGCCCGGAAGGCTGGAGATTGCCCACGGAAACGGATTGGCGAACCCTGGAACAAGCGCTGGGCATGCAGCCTACCGAAGTGGAGGCCATAAGGGTATGGCGCGGCGAAGAGGAAGGTACCCTGCTGGCAAAACAGCTAGGTGTAAAATATTCAGGCATGGGTAAATTCCGAGGTACTGGCTTTTTGGGCAAAGACCAATTTGTTTATTATTGGGTAGATGCGCCGGGGCCAGCAGGTGAGCAATTTTCGCTGTATCGGATGCTGAGCAAAAGAGAAAGTGGCATTTATAGTGACCAGGTTCCAAAAATGGATCTTTGTTGTGTACGTTGTGTCCGGGGAGATTAG
- a CDS encoding S1 RNA-binding domain-containing protein, with amino-acid sequence MIAIGKYNDLEILRETSVGLFLGDEEGEDVLLPNKYVPEHYDIGDQIRVFVYLDYDERKVATTLTPGILLNEFALLEVVDVADVGTFLDWGMEKHLMVPYSEQRVKMEEGRWYVVYLALDEETDRLYASNKLEKWLVNDELTVEEGEEVEILVYRETEIGYSVTVNNKHRGLVYKNEIFKDLRIGDKMTAYVKKIREGNKIDISLHPIGYQNFNSKNSEDIYHALEQNNGYLPITDKSDPEVIYHHFQISKKAFKKAIGDLYRQRKITLEDGGIRIAE; translated from the coding sequence GTGATAGCTATAGGGAAATACAACGATTTAGAGATACTAAGGGAAACCAGCGTAGGTCTTTTCCTGGGTGATGAAGAAGGCGAGGATGTCTTGCTTCCGAATAAATACGTGCCAGAACACTACGATATTGGTGACCAGATCAGGGTGTTTGTTTATCTTGATTACGATGAACGTAAAGTGGCTACTACACTCACCCCTGGTATTTTACTCAATGAGTTTGCTTTGCTTGAGGTGGTTGATGTCGCTGATGTAGGCACCTTCCTCGACTGGGGAATGGAGAAGCACTTGATGGTGCCCTACAGCGAGCAACGTGTAAAAATGGAAGAAGGCCGCTGGTACGTCGTGTATCTCGCCCTTGACGAAGAAACCGACCGCCTCTACGCCAGCAATAAACTGGAAAAATGGCTCGTCAATGATGAGCTGACGGTGGAAGAGGGCGAGGAAGTCGAAATCCTCGTTTACCGCGAAACCGAGATTGGCTATTCCGTTACCGTGAACAACAAGCACCGAGGCTTGGTCTACAAAAATGAGATTTTCAAAGATCTCCGCATCGGGGATAAAATGACGGCCTACGTCAAGAAAATCCGCGAGGGCAACAAGATCGATATCTCACTTCACCCCATTGGTTATCAAAACTTCAACAGCAAGAATAGCGAGGATATTTACCACGCCCTGGAGCAAAACAACGGCTATCTGCCCATCACCGATAAAAGCGATCCGGAGGTGATTTATCACCATTTTCAGATCAGTAAAAAAGCCTTCAAAAAAGCCATTGGAGACCTGTACCGTCAGCGGAAGATTACGCTGGAAGATGGAGGGATTCGGATTGCGGAGTAG
- a CDS encoding DUF4440 domain-containing protein produces MKIQNLYLLLLLALSACQQATPSDPVTEPKVDEISPEQAIQQLVIDAFDQVWSALDTNSLARLHTDDFLLLEHGEVWTNDSIINYQRRAMTGMLEQGYQRTNRMEFLTTEGSGNLAWTTYHNYGTWTVGQDTTGQAHWLESAVAVKTAEGWKLKMLHSTRVGN; encoded by the coding sequence ATGAAAATCCAAAACCTCTACCTCCTCCTTTTGCTCGCTTTAAGCGCTTGCCAACAAGCCACGCCTTCTGATCCTGTAACGGAACCCAAAGTGGACGAAATTTCCCCCGAGCAGGCCATCCAACAACTGGTGATCGATGCTTTCGATCAAGTTTGGTCGGCGCTGGACACCAATAGCCTCGCGCGCTTGCATACCGACGACTTCCTATTGCTAGAACATGGCGAAGTGTGGACCAACGACTCCATCATCAACTACCAGCGCAGGGCCATGACAGGTATGCTCGAACAAGGCTACCAACGTACCAACCGAATGGAATTCCTAACCACCGAAGGTAGCGGAAACCTCGCCTGGACGACTTACCACAACTACGGCACCTGGACCGTCGGCCAAGATACCACCGGACAAGCCCACTGGCTGGAAAGCGCCGTCGCCGTGAAGACTGCTGAGGGCTGGAAACTGAAGATGTTGCATTCTACCAGGGTGGGGAATTAA
- a CDS encoding cellulose synthase family protein, whose amino-acid sequence MTTLAFLVLGVYTLALLYITIYCVMQFNLLYYYKRGRRNTPEMIMAEHEQPLQVAVAAGHENWHSGSGSMTAFAEEDTDAYPFVTVQLPIYNEMYVIERLIDAVAEFDYPKDRYEIHILDDSTDETIDIVAAKVAEYKAQGYNIEQVTREVRQGFKAGALRDGMSAAKGEFMAIFDADFLPKKDFLLRTLPYFQDEKVGVVQTRWEHINEDYSLITRLQALQLNVHFTVEQVGRMNGEYMLQFNGTAGVWRRKTIEDAGGWEADTLTEDLDLSIRSQLKGYKIRFLENIGSPAELPAEMNSFKSQQFRWMKGGAETAKKMLPTVWRSNLSLNQKIHATSHLLASSVFLFVFLAGVSSVPLLFFLGDLIELGFSKNFFAYFLVGLLSIIAIYYVANIQSPANQEKDFGKAVTKFILLFPLFLALSMGLSLHNSVAVLQGYRGKKSPFVRTPKFNIKNITDSFKKQNYLTKKLTWTTIGEGLLSLYFIAAVGGAFYVQNTTFVVFHLMLALGFGAIFFFSVKHLRL is encoded by the coding sequence ATGACTACACTTGCTTTTTTGGTGCTCGGAGTGTATACACTCGCCCTGTTGTACATCACCATCTACTGTGTGATGCAATTCAACCTCTTGTATTACTACAAGCGCGGTCGCCGCAATACGCCGGAGATGATCATGGCTGAACATGAGCAGCCGCTTCAGGTGGCTGTTGCTGCCGGTCATGAAAACTGGCATTCGGGATCGGGTTCAATGACGGCTTTTGCCGAAGAGGATACCGACGCTTACCCTTTCGTGACGGTACAATTACCGATCTACAACGAAATGTACGTGATCGAACGCCTCATCGACGCTGTCGCGGAATTTGATTACCCCAAAGACCGCTACGAAATCCATATTCTGGATGATTCTACCGACGAAACGATCGATATTGTTGCTGCAAAAGTAGCGGAATACAAAGCCCAAGGTTATAACATTGAACAGGTGACCCGCGAGGTTCGTCAGGGCTTCAAGGCTGGCGCATTGCGGGATGGTATGTCTGCTGCTAAAGGGGAATTTATGGCCATCTTTGATGCCGATTTTCTACCCAAGAAAGACTTCCTACTACGTACCCTACCTTACTTCCAAGATGAGAAAGTAGGCGTTGTGCAAACCCGTTGGGAACACATCAATGAAGATTATTCCCTCATCACCCGTTTGCAGGCTTTACAGCTCAACGTGCACTTTACGGTGGAGCAAGTGGGGCGGATGAACGGTGAGTACATGCTTCAGTTTAATGGCACTGCCGGCGTTTGGCGTCGCAAAACCATCGAAGACGCAGGTGGCTGGGAGGCCGATACCCTCACGGAAGACCTGGATTTGAGCATCCGTTCCCAGTTGAAAGGCTACAAGATTCGCTTCTTGGAAAACATCGGCTCACCAGCCGAATTGCCTGCGGAAATGAATAGCTTCAAATCGCAGCAGTTTCGCTGGATGAAAGGTGGTGCGGAAACCGCTAAAAAAATGCTGCCTACGGTATGGCGTTCTAACCTAAGCCTGAACCAAAAAATCCATGCTACCAGCCACTTGCTGGCGAGCTCGGTTTTCTTGTTCGTCTTTCTGGCAGGAGTGTCGAGTGTGCCGCTGTTGTTCTTCTTGGGGGATTTGATCGAGCTGGGCTTTAGCAAGAATTTCTTTGCTTACTTCCTGGTAGGTCTGCTGTCGATCATTGCGATTTACTACGTGGCCAATATCCAAAGCCCCGCCAATCAGGAGAAGGATTTTGGCAAGGCGGTGACGAAGTTCATCCTCCTCTTCCCACTGTTCTTAGCACTGTCGATGGGCTTGTCTTTGCACAATTCCGTGGCAGTTTTGCAAGGGTACCGTGGCAAGAAGTCGCCATTCGTACGTACGCCAAAGTTCAATATCAAGAACATCACCGATAGCTTTAAAAAGCAGAATTACCTCACCAAGAAGCTCACCTGGACAACGATCGGAGAGGGGCTGTTGTCGCTGTACTTTATTGCTGCAGTAGGTGGAGCCTTTTACGTGCAGAATACAACTTTCGTTGTTTTCCACTTGATGCTGGCGCTTGGTTTTGGTGCTATCTTCTTCTTTTCCGTGAAGCATTTGAGGCTCTAG
- a CDS encoding glycosyltransferase 87 family protein, with amino-acid sequence MQFPRFHQLLAGFVMLLATLGLGYGVEQSSFTRIICCYGVFFFVYVWQVNRVKQADLAYWLGVAIVLRLALVGAFPALSDDIYRFVWDGRLWLAGHNPFDHLPVWYLQAGHELPGLNQALFSKLNSPEYYTIYPPVAQGLFAFSSWLSPDSVRGAAVIMQVFLLLMEVGTIFLLLALLREWGLPASSALWYALNPLIIVEVVGNLHFEGAMIFFLLLGGWLLLRWRRRGGWSFAASAGAMALAVASKLLPLLFFPFLIRRLGWKRSFGYFAILGIVLILSWVPLLSSSFVENFSSSVNLYFQQFEFNGSLYYVVRWVGYQISGFNLIRFVGPVLAALVFVAITGRALQERASESWAELPGRWLFAIGIYLFCATTVHPWYTALPLVLCVFTPYRWPVVWSGMILLTYINYSYSEYYENLWLVGLEYIVVLLWGSWEFWQQRRTA; translated from the coding sequence ATGCAATTTCCAAGATTTCATCAACTGCTCGCGGGCTTCGTTATGCTTTTGGCAACCTTAGGCTTAGGTTACGGTGTTGAGCAGTCTTCGTTTACACGTATCATCTGTTGTTACGGGGTATTTTTCTTCGTCTATGTATGGCAGGTCAACAGGGTGAAGCAAGCCGATCTCGCGTATTGGCTGGGGGTAGCCATAGTGTTGCGTTTGGCTTTGGTAGGTGCCTTCCCGGCATTGTCGGATGATATCTACCGTTTTGTGTGGGATGGCCGCCTTTGGCTGGCTGGGCATAACCCTTTTGATCATTTGCCGGTATGGTACCTGCAAGCAGGACACGAGCTGCCCGGTTTGAACCAGGCGCTTTTCAGTAAACTCAACTCGCCCGAATACTATACCATCTACCCACCTGTAGCACAAGGCTTGTTTGCCTTCTCTTCTTGGCTTTCGCCCGACAGTGTACGGGGCGCGGCGGTAATCATGCAAGTTTTTTTGTTGCTCATGGAAGTAGGGACGATCTTTCTACTTTTGGCACTCCTACGCGAGTGGGGCCTCCCCGCAAGTAGTGCACTTTGGTACGCGCTCAACCCCTTGATCATTGTGGAGGTGGTAGGGAACTTACACTTTGAGGGTGCCATGATCTTTTTCCTGCTGCTGGGGGGCTGGCTCCTTTTGCGCTGGCGCCGTCGGGGAGGATGGTCTTTTGCCGCTTCTGCGGGAGCGATGGCATTGGCGGTAGCCAGTAAGCTATTGCCGCTGTTGTTCTTTCCTTTCCTGATTCGGCGACTGGGTTGGAAGCGCAGTTTTGGATATTTTGCTATACTTGGCATAGTGTTGATACTGAGCTGGGTGCCTCTTTTGAGTAGTTCATTTGTGGAAAATTTTTCCAGCAGTGTCAACCTGTATTTTCAGCAATTTGAGTTCAATGGATCACTGTACTATGTTGTTCGTTGGGTGGGGTACCAGATCAGTGGTTTTAACCTTATTCGTTTTGTAGGGCCTGTTCTGGCGGCCTTGGTGTTTGTGGCCATCACCGGCCGGGCACTGCAAGAACGCGCCAGCGAAAGCTGGGCCGAACTGCCCGGTCGTTGGTTGTTTGCCATCGGTATATATCTGTTTTGTGCCACTACCGTTCACCCTTGGTATACGGCCCTGCCACTGGTTTTGTGCGTCTTCACGCCTTATCGCTGGCCAGTCGTATGGTCAGGTATGATTTTACTTACTTACATCAATTACAGCTACTCTGAATACTATGAAAATCTTTGGCTCGTAGGATTGGAATATATAGTTGTACTTTTGTGGGGAAGTTGGGAGTTTTGGCAGCAAAGGAGAACAGCGTAA
- a CDS encoding dodecin family protein → MIVKVIEVIASSEKGIEDAMQKAVTEVSKTVRNVDSVFVKDIKAHVQDGKITTYGVICKISFRVTD, encoded by the coding sequence ATGATTGTCAAAGTAATTGAAGTAATCGCCTCTTCGGAAAAAGGTATTGAAGATGCTATGCAAAAAGCAGTAACAGAAGTAAGCAAAACCGTTCGTAACGTGGATTCGGTATTCGTAAAAGATATCAAAGCGCACGTTCAGGATGGCAAGATTACAACTTACGGAGTAATCTGTAAAATCTCTTTCCGGGTAACGGACTAA
- a CDS encoding glycosyltransferase family 2 protein, with protein MSKPVIDLIIPAFNEETSIGLVVADIPRDWVREIIVCNNGSTDKTAQVAAQAGATVVNQPKPGYGSACLAGMAHIEAKKASEQPDIVVFLDGDYSDHPEELPLLIKPILEEEMDMVIGSRATGTRENGAMQPQQIFGNWLATNLIRLFYNYHFTDLGPFRAIRWNKLQDLQMQDPDFGWTVEMQVKAAKQKLRCTEVSVTYRRRVGVSKVSGTIRGTILAGHKILWTIFKLL; from the coding sequence TTGAGTAAACCGGTTATTGATCTTATTATTCCAGCTTTCAATGAAGAAACTTCAATAGGGCTGGTGGTAGCAGACATTCCCAGGGATTGGGTACGTGAAATTATTGTTTGTAACAATGGGAGTACCGATAAGACGGCACAAGTGGCTGCCCAGGCTGGTGCTACCGTTGTGAACCAACCGAAGCCTGGTTATGGAAGTGCTTGTTTGGCTGGAATGGCGCATATTGAAGCTAAAAAAGCATCAGAACAGCCTGATATTGTGGTTTTTTTGGACGGAGACTACTCAGATCACCCAGAAGAGTTACCTTTGCTCATCAAACCGATTCTTGAAGAAGAGATGGATATGGTGATTGGCTCACGGGCCACAGGAACTAGAGAGAACGGAGCAATGCAACCCCAACAAATTTTTGGCAATTGGCTGGCCACGAATTTGATCCGACTGTTTTACAACTATCACTTTACTGACCTCGGTCCCTTTCGGGCAATCCGCTGGAATAAGCTTCAGGATTTGCAAATGCAGGATCCTGATTTTGGTTGGACCGTTGAGATGCAGGTTAAAGCAGCCAAACAAAAATTACGCTGTACGGAAGTTTCCGTTACTTACCGCCGCCGTGTGGGGGTGTCAAAAGTATCTGGAACCATTCGTGGAACGATACTTGCTGGACATAAGATTTTGTGGACCATTTTTAAGCTGCTGTAA
- a CDS encoding radical SAM protein, with product MSDLLLLTPPFTQLNTPYPATAYLKGFLNTKGISSYQMDLGIEVMLALFTRESLELLFEAAYEHDRLETPNTQRMYALRHAYLKTIEPVIAFLQGHQPTLARHICSENYLPQASRFEQLDDMEWAFGNMGMQDKAKHFATLYLEDLSDFIVECIDEHFGFSRYAERLGRSANSFDELYRELQEELSYVDQLTVDILAERMEEIQPKLVCISVPFPGNLFSAFRCAQYLKAHYPEVKTAMGGGFANTELRDLKEPRVFAFFDYITLDDGELPIELLTKNVLVPADKNPDFQLFKRTFLLDEKGEVLYNNFSLQQDYKQSTVGTPDYSDLLLDQYISVIEIANPMHSLWSDGRWNKLTMAHGCYWGKCTFCDISLDYIKLYEPVAARLLVDRMEELMAQTGESGFHFVDEAAPPALMRAVALEIIRRGLTVTWWTNIRFEKSFTRDLCRLLAASGCIAVSGGLEVASDRLLELIQKGVTVAQVARVTRYFTESGIMVHAYLMYGYPTQTVQETVDSLEMVRQLFEVGVLQSGFWHQFALTAHSPVGLDPATYGVVPHQAEITFANNDIQFTDQTGIDHDQFSFGLKKSLFNYMHGIGFEFELQEWFDFQVPNTTIAEDYIVRSLEDAPYPITKPSAKIVWLGSTPSSSPTGKSKKGKPLMELTFHDQRDTVSVNLPEPQAEWLIKMLENAAPQQEKPLPFEKLKTDYLLHFDNFDAFWYSDEMETVREIGLVGV from the coding sequence TTGTCAGATCTCCTCCTTCTTACGCCTCCCTTCACCCAGCTGAACACGCCCTATCCGGCAACGGCCTACTTGAAAGGGTTTCTGAATACGAAGGGCATCTCTTCGTACCAGATGGACCTAGGTATTGAGGTCATGCTGGCGCTGTTTACGCGCGAAAGCCTGGAGCTGCTCTTTGAGGCTGCCTATGAACACGATCGATTAGAGACGCCCAACACCCAACGGATGTATGCCTTGCGGCACGCTTATCTAAAGACCATTGAGCCCGTAATTGCCTTCCTACAAGGGCACCAACCCACACTGGCGCGCCATATTTGCAGTGAAAACTACTTGCCCCAAGCCAGTCGCTTCGAGCAGTTGGACGATATGGAGTGGGCTTTTGGCAACATGGGCATGCAGGACAAAGCCAAGCATTTTGCGACCCTCTACCTGGAAGATTTATCGGATTTTATCGTGGAGTGTATCGACGAGCATTTTGGCTTCAGCCGTTACGCCGAAAGGCTGGGAAGATCGGCCAACAGCTTTGACGAACTCTACCGTGAGTTGCAGGAGGAGCTTTCTTACGTCGACCAACTGACGGTAGATATTCTGGCCGAACGCATGGAGGAAATACAGCCCAAACTGGTGTGTATTTCGGTGCCGTTTCCGGGCAATTTATTCAGCGCTTTCCGTTGTGCACAGTACCTGAAAGCCCACTATCCAGAGGTAAAGACAGCGATGGGCGGCGGCTTTGCCAATACCGAGCTGCGCGACCTGAAGGAACCACGCGTTTTTGCTTTTTTTGACTATATCACCCTCGACGATGGGGAACTGCCCATTGAGTTATTGACCAAGAACGTGCTGGTGCCAGCGGATAAAAATCCGGACTTTCAGCTCTTCAAGCGCACCTTTCTGCTGGATGAGAAAGGCGAGGTGCTCTACAATAACTTTTCGCTGCAGCAAGACTACAAGCAGAGCACCGTGGGCACGCCCGACTATTCAGACCTGCTGCTCGACCAATACATCTCCGTCATTGAGATCGCCAACCCTATGCACAGTTTGTGGAGTGATGGCCGCTGGAACAAGCTCACCATGGCGCACGGCTGCTACTGGGGCAAATGCACTTTTTGCGACATCTCGCTCGACTACATCAAACTCTACGAGCCTGTAGCCGCCCGCCTGTTGGTAGACCGGATGGAGGAATTGATGGCACAAACCGGCGAAAGTGGCTTTCACTTTGTGGATGAGGCCGCGCCGCCAGCGCTCATGCGGGCGGTAGCCCTGGAGATCATCCGGCGCGGGTTGACGGTGACGTGGTGGACCAATATCCGCTTTGAGAAGAGCTTCACCAGGGACTTGTGCAGGCTGCTGGCTGCCTCGGGGTGTATAGCTGTTTCCGGAGGCTTGGAGGTTGCCTCCGACCGCCTGCTGGAGTTGATCCAAAAGGGGGTGACGGTAGCGCAGGTGGCGCGTGTGACCCGCTACTTTACCGAAAGTGGTATCATGGTGCACGCTTACCTCATGTACGGCTACCCTACCCAGACGGTACAAGAGACCGTCGACAGCCTGGAGATGGTTCGGCAGTTATTCGAGGTGGGCGTATTGCAATCGGGTTTTTGGCACCAGTTTGCCCTCACTGCACACAGTCCGGTGGGGTTAGATCCGGCAACTTATGGCGTGGTACCTCACCAAGCCGAGATCACCTTCGCCAATAACGATATTCAGTTTACGGACCAAACGGGAATTGACCACGACCAGTTTAGCTTCGGTCTCAAAAAGTCCTTGTTCAACTACATGCACGGGATTGGTTTTGAGTTTGAGTTGCAGGAGTGGTTTGATTTTCAAGTGCCTAACACCACGATTGCGGAAGATTACATTGTGCGCAGCCTGGAAGATGCCCCCTACCCCATTACCAAACCCTCGGCCAAGATCGTTTGGTTGGGCAGTACGCCAAGTAGCTCCCCCACGGGTAAAAGCAAGAAAGGCAAGCCACTAATGGAGCTTACTTTTCACGATCAACGCGATACCGTTTCGGTCAACCTCCCCGAGCCACAGGCCGAGTGGTTGATCAAGATGCTAGAAAACGCGGCTCCCCAGCAGGAAAAGCCCCTTCCGTTTGAAAAATTGAAAACCGATTATCTACTTCATTTCGACAATTTCGATGCGTTCTGGTATTCGGATGAGATGGAGACGGTACGGGAGATTGGACTGGTGGGGGTTTGA
- a CDS encoding TrmH family RNA methyltransferase yields the protein MKQEQLSHRETRWTKQAFPLILACDNWQDPRNVGMAFRLADAFGVEAIWLGGASPVPPNRKISKTARSTEGWVPFVHQANLAQALVAAKTQQYTLIGVEITNQSKALDDYLRTEVPQPTILVLGAEQSGISREVLEVLDGCVHIPMYGRNSSLNVATALAIALSAWVSRWREGK from the coding sequence TTGAAACAAGAACAACTGAGCCACCGGGAAACCCGGTGGACGAAACAAGCCTTTCCCCTCATTCTGGCCTGCGATAATTGGCAGGACCCCCGGAATGTGGGGATGGCTTTTCGCTTGGCGGATGCCTTCGGGGTAGAAGCCATTTGGTTGGGAGGTGCTAGCCCCGTACCCCCAAATCGCAAAATTAGTAAGACCGCCCGGAGCACCGAGGGATGGGTGCCTTTTGTGCACCAAGCCAACCTGGCGCAAGCTTTAGTAGCGGCAAAAACGCAACAATACACCCTGATCGGGGTGGAAATTACCAATCAAAGCAAGGCCTTGGACGACTATTTGCGAACTGAAGTTCCGCAACCAACGATTTTAGTGCTGGGGGCGGAACAATCCGGGATTAGCAGGGAGGTATTGGAGGTGCTGGATGGTTGTGTGCACATCCCTATGTACGGGCGCAACTCCAGTTTGAATGTAGCCACCGCCTTGGCCATCGCGTTGAGTGCCTGGGTAAGTCGGTGGCGGGAGGGGAAGTAG